A window from Acropora palmata chromosome 14, jaAcrPala1.3, whole genome shotgun sequence encodes these proteins:
- the LOC141865417 gene encoding pre-mRNA-splicing factor 38A-like, giving the protein MANRTVSDAKTVKGTNPQYLVEKIIRSRIYENKYWKEQCFALSAELLVDKAMELDHVGGTFGGNIKPTPFLCLVLKMLQIQPEKEIVVEFIKNEDYKYVRALGAIYMRLVGTSLDCYNYLEPLYNDYRKIRRKNKMGQMELGHMDEFIDELLREERACDVILPRIQKRQVLENSNQLEPRRSLLDDDLEEMESDSEEEEERQSPSRRRSRSRSPSPKRAHRDYDKSRKRSRSPGNRRRSRSRSPRRRRRSASPHKRRGHRSRSRSPYRRRSRSRSRSRSPHRRRHRSKSRSKSPEKSSKKSKKSDKPDKKKESESTGMSKDELEVKEANELRAKLGLKPLKP; this is encoded by the exons ATGGCGAACCGAACGGTGTCTGATGCGAAGACGGTAAAAGGAACAAATCCTCAATACCTGGTGGAAAAAATCATTCGATCACGCATTTACGAGAATAAATACTGGAAAGAGCAATGCTTTGCGCTATCAG CGGAACTTTTGGTGGACAAGGCCATGGAATTGGATCACGTTGGAGGCACATTTGGAGGAAACATCAAGCCTACACCTTTCCTGTGTTTGGTGTTGAAAATGCTACAAATTCAACCTGAAAAGGAGATTGTTGTTGAGTTCATCAAAAACGAAGATTACAA aTATGTACGGGCTCTTGGAGCAATCTATATGAGACTTGTAGGGACATCATTGGATTGTTACAACTACCTGGAACCTCTTTACAATGACTACAGGAAGATCCGAAGAAAGAATAAGATGGGCC AGATGGAACTTGGCCACATGGATGAGTTCATTGATGAGCTTCTGAGGGAAGAAAGAGCCTGCGATGTCATTTTGCCTCGTATTCAG AAGCGCCAAGTGCTTGAAAACAGTAACCAATTGGAACCAAGG CGGAGCCTTCTCGACGATGATTTAGAGGAGATGGAATCCGATtcagaagaggaagaagaaagacAG TCGCCTTCTCGTCGACGCAGCCGAAGTCGCAGTCCTTCACCGAAACGGGCGCATCGTGATTACGACAAATCTAGAAAACGCAGCCGATCTCCCGGAAATCGAAG ACGCAGTCGCTCAAGATCTCCTCGCCGTCGGAGACGCAG CGCTTCTCCTCATAAAAGGCGTGGACATAGGAGCCGAAGTCGCTCGCCATACCGTCGTCGTTCCAGGTCGCGATCTCGGTCGCGTTCGCCACATCGTCGGCGTCACCGATCAAAGTCGCGATCCAAGTCTCCCGAAAAGTCCTCGAAGAAGTCGAAGAAATCCGATAAGCCCgacaagaagaaagagagcgaGAGTACAGGGATGAGTAAGGATGAGCTTGAAGTCAAAGAAGCCAATGAACTCAGAGCGAAGCTTGGTTTGAAGCCGTTAAAACCCTAA
- the LOC141865415 gene encoding serine/threonine-protein kinase STK11-like isoform X2 yields the protein MPMVDSMVVENDVEPLFAIGDHIDGLVNLPSPTFLDNDADPDIFFHRVDSDQIIYQPCRKRAKLIGKYLMGDALGEGSYGRVKEMLDTENLRRCAVKIMKKRKLRRIPNGEQNVQREIQLLKRLDHPNIIKLFDVIYDDVKQKMYMIMEYCVGELQEMLDSTEKKMFPIWQAHGYFCQILDGLEYLHSQGIVHKDIKPGNLLLATDGTLKISDFGVAERLNPFTADDLCRTSQGSPAFQAPEIANGLERFSGFKVDIWAAGVTLFNITTGKYPFEGENIYKLFENIGKGEFTVPEGVSDSLASLLRGMLDANPVNRLTIQKIRHHR from the exons ATGCCAATGGTGGACAGTATGGTGGTAGAGAATGATGTTGAGCCGTTATTTGCTATAGGCGATCACATCGATGGTCTTGTAAATTTACCGAGCCCAACATTCTTGGACAACGATGCAGATCCagatattttctttcatcgcGTTGATTCCGATCAAATAATTTACCAACCATGTCGAAAGAGAGCTAAACTTATCGGAAAATACTTGATGGGAGATGCTCTTGGCGAAGGATCTTACGGAAGGGTTAAAGAAATGCTAGACACTGAAAATCTTCGACGCTGTGCTGTCAAGATAATGAAAAAACGTAAACTTCGACGGATTCCTAATGGAGAACAGAACGTACAAAG ggAAATTCAGCTATTGAAGAGACTCGACCATCCAAACATTATAAAACTTTTCGACGTTATTTACGACGATGTCAAGCAGAAAAT GTACATGATTATGGAGTATTGTGTTGGTGAGTTGCAAGAGATGCTAGATAGTACAGAGAAGAAAATGTTCCCTATATGGCAGGCACATGG TTATTTTTGTCAGATCTTGGACGGTCTTGAATACTTGCATTCTCAAGGGATCGTCCACAAAG ATATCAAGCCTGGTAATTTGCTTTTAGCAACTGATGGCACACTGAAAATCTCAGACTTTGGTGTTGCCGAG AGGTTAAATCCATTCACTGCTGATGATTTGTGCAGAACAAGTCAGGGATCTCCTGCATTCCAAGCACCAGAGATTGCAAATGGACTCGAAAGATTCTCGGGGTTCAAAGTGGACATCTGGGCAGCTGGAGTCACACT GTTCAACATCACGACTGGAAAATATCCCTTTGAAGGCGAGAACATCTACAaactgtttgaaaatattggcaaaggGGAGTTCACTGTCCCAGAAGGAGTGAGTGATTCCTTAGCCAGTCTTCTGAGAG GTATGCTCGATGCAAATCCTGTTAACCGACTAACAATACAGAAGATACGGCATCACAG ATGA
- the LOC141865415 gene encoding serine/threonine-protein kinase STK11-like isoform X1, giving the protein MPMVDSMVVENDVEPLFAIGDHIDGLVNLPSPTFLDNDADPDIFFHRVDSDQIIYQPCRKRAKLIGKYLMGDALGEGSYGRVKEMLDTENLRRCAVKIMKKRKLRRIPNGEQNVQREIQLLKRLDHPNIIKLFDVIYDDVKQKMYMIMEYCVGELQEMLDSTEKKMFPIWQAHGYFCQILDGLEYLHSQGIVHKDIKPGNLLLATDGTLKISDFGVAERLNPFTADDLCRTSQGSPAFQAPEIANGLERFSGFKVDIWAAGVTLFNITTGKYPFEGENIYKLFENIGKGEFTVPEGVSDSLASLLRGMLDANPVNRLTIQKIRHHRWVCKNHHRNCPGVPIPPLTEGDALRSLTVLAYLEDEAQVDSSQFDESFSADDSVSSPSTPSRKKSFLKRPSFGSCKAQ; this is encoded by the exons ATGCCAATGGTGGACAGTATGGTGGTAGAGAATGATGTTGAGCCGTTATTTGCTATAGGCGATCACATCGATGGTCTTGTAAATTTACCGAGCCCAACATTCTTGGACAACGATGCAGATCCagatattttctttcatcgcGTTGATTCCGATCAAATAATTTACCAACCATGTCGAAAGAGAGCTAAACTTATCGGAAAATACTTGATGGGAGATGCTCTTGGCGAAGGATCTTACGGAAGGGTTAAAGAAATGCTAGACACTGAAAATCTTCGACGCTGTGCTGTCAAGATAATGAAAAAACGTAAACTTCGACGGATTCCTAATGGAGAACAGAACGTACAAAG ggAAATTCAGCTATTGAAGAGACTCGACCATCCAAACATTATAAAACTTTTCGACGTTATTTACGACGATGTCAAGCAGAAAAT GTACATGATTATGGAGTATTGTGTTGGTGAGTTGCAAGAGATGCTAGATAGTACAGAGAAGAAAATGTTCCCTATATGGCAGGCACATGG TTATTTTTGTCAGATCTTGGACGGTCTTGAATACTTGCATTCTCAAGGGATCGTCCACAAAG ATATCAAGCCTGGTAATTTGCTTTTAGCAACTGATGGCACACTGAAAATCTCAGACTTTGGTGTTGCCGAG AGGTTAAATCCATTCACTGCTGATGATTTGTGCAGAACAAGTCAGGGATCTCCTGCATTCCAAGCACCAGAGATTGCAAATGGACTCGAAAGATTCTCGGGGTTCAAAGTGGACATCTGGGCAGCTGGAGTCACACT GTTCAACATCACGACTGGAAAATATCCCTTTGAAGGCGAGAACATCTACAaactgtttgaaaatattggcaaaggGGAGTTCACTGTCCCAGAAGGAGTGAGTGATTCCTTAGCCAGTCTTCTGAGAG GTATGCTCGATGCAAATCCTGTTAACCGACTAACAATACAGAAGATACGGCATCACAG ATGGGTATGTAAAAACCACCATAGAAACTGTCCTGGCGTGCCGATTCCACCTCTTACGGAGGGAGATGCTCTTCGTAGCTTGACAGTGTTAGCATACCTCGAAGACGAAGCACAAGTAGATAGTAGTCAATTTGATGAGTCATTTTCTGCAG ATGACTCTGTCTCGTCGCCGTCTACTCCAAGTaggaaaaaatcatttttaaaaaggcCGAGTTTTGGATCCTGTAAAGCTCAATAA